Within the Pseudomonas putida genome, the region GGATTAGAAAAACTAATGCAGATGCGCTATGACGAGGTTGTTTCTTGCCCACTTTCAGCGCATCGCCGCCCTCAAAAGAGGCGCCGCACAGGGCGCACGGCAATGAGATATCGCTGTGCCAGCGCCCGTGGGTATAGCTCAACCGGCCGTAACTGCTGAGCCTTGGAGTGGCAATGGCATTGTTCCACGCAGGTTGGCACGCCTCTCGCATCGTGTAATTCCGTGCAGGAGCAGCGCTGGCTGAGTGCACCACAATTTGAACAATGGTTGGCTAGGGTTCCGGCTCGCGAAAACGAGTGTCTGGACCGAGAGCTGACGACCTCCAGTTGAGGTTACACGGCGGGATAAAAGCCCGGGAGACAGACCACCTTGTAGAGGGTGATGCGCTGCTCCTGTCCGCTCACCGTCAACTGGAGTCCCACCATGCGAAAGCCCTTACTCTCCGCTTTCATGGCAGCAGGCATTGCCCTGTTGGCTGCCACTTCATCACACGCTGCGGCCAAGAAAGACTTCAACGTCTGCTGGACGATCTATGCCGGCTGGATGCCTTGGGAGTTTGCACAGACGCAAGGCATCGTCGACAAATGGGCCAAGAAATACGGTATCCATGTCGCCCTGACTCAGCTCAACGACTACGTCGAATCGATCAACCAGTACACCGCTGGCCAGTTCGACGGCTGCACCATGACCAACATGGACGCGCTCACCATTCCAGCTGCCGGCGGTGTCGACAGCACGGCATTGATTGTCAGCGACTACTCCAATGGCAACGACGGTGTTGTCATCAAGGGGGCAGGCAAGACCGTTTCCGACCTCAAGGGCATGGATGTGAATCTGGTCGAGCTCTCGGTATCGCATTACCTGCTGGCCCGAGCACTCGATACGGCCAACCTTCGAGAGAAGGATCTGAAGGTGATCAACACGTCTGATGCAGACATCTCCGCCGCCTTCAACACCGAGAGCGTCCAGGCCGTCACCACCTGGAATCCGATGCTCTCCGACATCAGGGCCACGCCCGGTGTGACCGAAGTGTTCAATTCCAGCCAGATACCTGGCGAGATCCTCGACATGATGGTGGTCAACACCGAAACCCTCAAAGACAACCCCGCACTGGGCAAGGTACTCACAGGGGCGTGGTTTGAGGTCATGAGCATGATGAGCGCCAGGGACGCCGGCGCCGAAGCGGCCGAGGAGCACATGGCCAAGGCATCAGGCACCGACCTTGCCGGTTTCAGGGCGCAACTGGCAACCACCCACCTGTTCTTCACTGCCCAGGATGCATTGGCATTCGCCAAGAGTCCGGAGCTGCCACAGACCATGGGCAAGGTCGCGAACTTCTCGTTCGAGCACGGTTTGTTGGGTGATGGAGCACCTGACAGCAACGTGGTGGGCATGAGTTTCGCCAATGGCGTCACCCTGGGCAACCAAGCCAACTTGAAGCTGCGCTTTGACCCGACCTACGTGCAAATGGCCGCCGACGGCGCCCTGTGAAGGGAGAGTGCTCAATGCGCTTGATCAACCGACATCCCGACCGGAGTTCACGGCTGTTGCTGGTGATACTCCCGCTACTTCTGGTGCTGTGCACGTACTTCGTGAGTTCGGCGCAGCGCCTGGCGGATAACCCGAACGACAAGCTCCTGCCCAGCGCGGTGCAAATGGCCGACGCCATGAAACGGATGGCGTTCACCGAGGACAAGCGCAGTGGTGCCTACCTGCTATGGCAGGACACAGGCGCCAGCCTGCAACGGCTGGGTACTGGCCTGGCCATTGCCGCAGGCGTCGGCCTGTGCCTGGGTATCGCCGCGGGTACCTTGCCACTGGTTGGCGCATCGCTGTCACCAATGCTCGTCGTGCTGTCGATGATTCCGCCACTGGCCATCCTGCCGATCCTGTTCATCGTCTTCGGGCTGGGCGAGCTGTCCAAGGTGATGCTCATCGTCATCGGCATCACCCCCATCCTGGCCCGCGACCTGGAACAACGGGCCCGGGAGATCCCGATGGAGCTGCTGATCAAGGCCCAGACACTGGGGGCCAGTACCTGGACGCTGATACTGCGGGTCGTGCTGCCGCAGTT harbors:
- a CDS encoding putative urea ABC transporter substrate-binding protein is translated as MRKPLLSAFMAAGIALLAATSSHAAAKKDFNVCWTIYAGWMPWEFAQTQGIVDKWAKKYGIHVALTQLNDYVESINQYTAGQFDGCTMTNMDALTIPAAGGVDSTALIVSDYSNGNDGVVIKGAGKTVSDLKGMDVNLVELSVSHYLLARALDTANLREKDLKVINTSDADISAAFNTESVQAVTTWNPMLSDIRATPGVTEVFNSSQIPGEILDMMVVNTETLKDNPALGKVLTGAWFEVMSMMSARDAGAEAAEEHMAKASGTDLAGFRAQLATTHLFFTAQDALAFAKSPELPQTMGKVANFSFEHGLLGDGAPDSNVVGMSFANGVTLGNQANLKLRFDPTYVQMAADGAL
- a CDS encoding ABC transporter permease produces the protein MRLINRHPDRSSRLLLVILPLLLVLCTYFVSSAQRLADNPNDKLLPSAVQMADAMKRMAFTEDKRSGAYLLWQDTGASLQRLGTGLAIAAGVGLCLGIAAGTLPLVGASLSPMLVVLSMIPPLAILPILFIVFGLGELSKVMLIVIGITPILARDLEQRAREIPMELLIKAQTLGASTWTLILRVVLPQLLPRLLISLRLVLGSAWLFLIAAEAIAAENGLGYRIFLVRRYLAMDVILPYVVWITLLAWLMDWALKTLTRRAFPWYEGARA